A window of the Thunnus albacares chromosome 15, fThuAlb1.1, whole genome shotgun sequence genome harbors these coding sequences:
- the gchfr gene encoding GTP cyclohydrolase 1 feedback regulatory protein, with translation MPYMLISTQIRLESGPTNVGDEYSDPALMNYLGARKTTMLGNNFSEYHVDDPPRLVLDKLEKIGFRVMTMTGVGQTLVWCLHKETD, from the exons ATGCCTTACATGCTCATCAGCACGCAGATAAGACTG GAGAGTGGTCCAACAAATGTGGGAGATGAATATTCTGATCCAGCACTCATGAATTACTTGGGAGCAAGGAAAACAACTATGCTGGGAAACAATTT TTCCGAGTACCATGTGGACGACCCACCTCGGTTGGTGTTGGACAAGCTGGAGAAGATTGGCTTCCGCGTAATGACAATGACGGGAGTGGGACAGACGCTGGTGTGGTGCCTTCACAAGGAGACAGACTGA